Below is a window of Rhodamnia argentea isolate NSW1041297 chromosome 11, ASM2092103v1, whole genome shotgun sequence DNA.
AACATGTAAAATTGGTGTCAAAACAATTGTAGCGGAGATTGCTGACAGGAGCCACTATAGGCCTGGTTATAGCTGGTGGTGCTTATGTGAGTACTGTAGATGAAGCAACTTTCTGGTACCTGTCGTTCTTTAGATATAATTTgaacatctctttatttttggtAACGAGATTTACCTTTTCATCATTTCGATTTCCAGTGGATGGCTGTTCTCAGCAACCAAACTAGTGAATCCGTTCTTTGCTCTTCTAGATGCTGAGGTTGCCCATAGACTAGCTGTTACAGCTGCTTCTCGTGGCTGGGTTCCTAGGGAGAAGCGGCCTGATCCGGCAAATTTAGGACTGGAAGTTTGGGGAAGGAAGTTCTCCAATCCCATAGGCCTTGCTGCTGGTTTTGATAAAAATGCTGAGGCTGTTGAGGGTTTCCTAGGGATGGGCTTTGGATTTGTAGAGGTGGGCTCCGTCACACCAGTACCACAGGAGGGTAATCCAAAGTCGCGCATCTTCAGATTGCGTAAAGAAGGGTGAGAGTTAATTCATTTTCTCATTGTCAATTTGATATTGATGTTGCTGTGCTAATTTAGGCTACTAAGTTATCTTCTGGGGGCGAATGCCTTTTAACTAACATGGAGGTTCTCAATATGATTGTGTAATCATTTCAGCCTTGCCTTTGCTTCTTTGAGGATATTcatactttcttttttcatttttgaacagTGCCATCATAAACCGCTGTGGCTTCAACAGTGAAGGCATAGTTGCTGTTGCTAAGCGACTGGGTGCTCAGCATGGTAAAAGAAAGTTGGATGAAACCTCAAGCACGTCCCCTTCATCCAGTGAGGAAGTAAAACATGGAGGAAAAGCTGGTCCTGGCATTCTTGGTGTAAATCTTGGGAAGAATAAGACAAGTGAGGATGCTGCTGCAGATTACGTACAGGGGGTCCATACATTATCGCAGTTTGCTGATTACTTGGTAGATTATTTGTTATGCTTCCTGAGAATTTCATTTGTGCAAGTTGCATTAGTTCCAACCTGCAATACTACTAGCTGGCCTTGCTTGATGTGGTGATTAATAGGAAACTCTTAATTATACTGAGAAAGCTTCTGTAAATCATGGTGACCTCTATTCTCAGTTACTTGAGGATTTTTGGAATTTGAGTCAACCTCATCTTCTAGGACCCATTGTTTTGACCATTCACATGCTGTTTGTTTCCAGGTTATTAATGTTTCATCTCCAAATACTCCGGGATTGCGTATGCTTCAAGGAAGAAAGCAGTTAAAAGACCTTGTTAAGAAGGTACAAGTAGTCTGAGTTCACTCTAAAATAGCATTATTAGATGCAGGTCTTGTTAATATCATATTTCTTAAGATTCAAGCTGCTCGCGATGAAATGCAATGGGGTGAGGAGGGTCCACCTCCATTACTTGTTAAAATAGCTCCTGACTTGTCTCGAGAAGACCTTGAGGACATTGCAGCGGTATGCAGTTTTGTCCTACTgtttaaaatgccttttcttatttcttccgTTTAATGTTCTTACTGTCCTTTTGCTCTTCATTACAGGTGGCTCTTGCTCTTTGCCTGGATGGATTGGTAAAATTTCCTTTCTGGGCTTTCCAATAGTCTTTTCTCAGTAAGATGTAGGTTGGTTGAATGAACTAACCGTCCACATGAATATAATCTTTGGAAGTTTCTTTATAGTTGTTGACTGTCAATTGCTTCATGCACTGCTGAAAGTTAGCAGAAATATGGAATCAATTGAATAGAAACAATCGAATCGTAAAAGTATGCTTCACTCTACCATAAACTTAGATTGGAAAACCACTAATGACCCAGAAACAGTTAGAAGTTTctaacacaatttttttttttttttgtgcttcccATGTGACACACTGAGGGGTTGGAGTTAACATTCCTTTCCAATAGCAATGTTCTTTATCGATAGAACTGCCAGCTACCAAATGGCGATCATGTCATGACTTCTTAAATCTGTCACACTTTAAAGGAGGGCAATAGTGGATGCCTGATAGATTCTGTAGTGCTTAGCCAGGAAAGATATGTTGGGGACCTTTCTGTTCCAACTATAACACCTTGTAACAAGTTTAAGTCCTCAACTATTCATCAATCTGGGCATTGCTTTTCCATACTAGTCTTCACATTTAGAAAGTAAAAACTGTcctgaaaattttcattgaTGCTATACTTGAAACCCTTATTTTAACTACACATTGTTATCGTACACGTCTACAAAATGTTCTCCTGTAGTACTTTCTTATCAATATAGTATTCATTGAGGAACTGCTGTCGGACAGTGttattttttgtagttgctATGCCATGTTTAAAGCCCTTTTGTAATTTGTCGAGATTAAACTACACATCTATTTTCTTCTCTAGATCATATCAAATACGACCATCTCTCGACCAGATCCTGTGAACAAAAATCCAGTGTCTGAGGAGGCAGGTGGTTTGAGTGGCAAACCTCTCTTTAACTTGTCTACTAGAATCTTGAAGGAGATGTACATTTTAACACGGGTATGTTGGACTCTCATCTCGTGTGGCTTATTTTAACtatcttgcttgattgtttgAGAATATGGACTTTTTCAAGGTTATAATGATTGGAATGGATGGTTTTGGCTCGCATAGGGATTATTTGTATGCCCACACTGTTGTTGTAGTAAAGgataaaaaattactttttggtTGGGTTTGGGCTCTAGGTATTGTTAAGAATGCAAAAGTGATCTATTGAGATACGTGCCTTTAAAACACTCACATATGGCAAGAAGGACGCCAATTTCCAGTGTACCATGCAACGGCCCTTTGTATGCATCGGATTGTGTGTGGACAACTAGCTGTGGtcttccgaaaaaaaaaaaaaaaacacacactaTCTGTGGTCTTATTTCTTGCAAATTTGCTTGAACtggtatttgtatttttccaGGGAAAAATACCTCTGATAGGCTGTGGGGGCATAAGCAGGTAAAAAGCTCTTCTTTTTGGCATCACGTTTTCAGAACTATTTCCGGCATTCTCATTTCTTTCCTAATCTTGTTTTTCCCTAATCAGTGGTGAAGATGCATACGAGAAAATAAGAGCTGGTGCTTCTCTTCTTCAGCTTTACACAGCATTTGCTTATGGGGGTCCTGCCTTAATTCCACAAATGAAGGTGTGTTTTTGGGCTATTTTATTGACATCTTATCTATTCAGTttcatcatttttctaatttcaacccatttttgCTGTCCACCTTTGGAAAATGCATATGTTGCCTGTCGTATGATATGCTTGTATTTTCTCCCAGGCTGAACTGTCGGAGTGCTTGGAAAGGGATGGTTTCAAGTCTGTACTTGAAGCAGTAGGTGCAGATTGCAGATGATTAATTCGAGGCTTGTATCATCAGGCTTTAGGCAAATCTCGTCAGAAAGAGTTCGACCTTTTTTCCTCTCATGGGTTGATCATTTAATCTTTGTGTTTTATATAAATCTGGAGCTTTTTCCAATTATTCGCTCCATATTACCCCTTTAATTCCTCTGAAGATTTGTATGGTGATTGGGACTCTGGGACTTGTGTGTATTGATACCATCCCATGTATCCGACATTGTCGAAATTCTTGGAGGTATTTCTATTTCATCGAGGGAAGGGCAAAAAATGCTTCTTTTCTTGGTTTTATGGGGCTTGCCCGGATTATAGCTGCATGTGTAGTTTTGTGCGATTTTCACAATTTCGGGGGCACTGTGCTAAGTGACCATGCTATTCCTTTTGGGCATTGCGACTGCGAAGGTCATTATGTACCGGCTGGCAGCAACATGCGAAGAGTATACTTGACGGACTCGCATTAACCAGCAATTTCTCGCCAATTGATACGACAATCACTCATCAAGAAATAAAGGGACACAGTTTTGAAAGAAAGCACCATGGAATTATCGGTTCCTCTCATCTCATATGGAATGAATACTGCACCAAATAATGCCAGAATTACTATGATTTTTACTAAGATCGAGGGATTTGTGCAAGATCTTATTATTGTAAGTTTATGCAAGTGAAACCCGGGAACAAAGTGATTGGTTCATTTGCATACACCATATGACGTTGCCAAATCACTTGTTAATGGAGCTACCAGTAAGTACAAGAATTTCTCTACTGTCTTTACAATGGAATTGACTTGCTTGAACaacggtttttttttccctgctctatctaaatctttttctttttttggttgaaaactCTATCTAAATCTATGGACTtggaaaaatcaattaatgtaaTTGAATTTGATAAAGTCATCCaattcataaaaggaaaaaggccAAAGTTTTAGTTTATGTTAGGTTATATCCTGTCTAAGACAATTGATTTGCCCTTGTTCTTTTTCATCTCAGATTTATTCCATGAGTCAAATTAAAAACCACCACAAACGGTCTTGTAATTCTCCACTTGCCTCAAGAAGCGGAAACATAGCAGCTTTTCCCGCTAAAGACCAGGTCTTTTATGTAGCAAGAACCATATTAATCATCACCCACATCACCAATCTCTGCTCTGCCAAGGCCAACAATAGTCACTCACCATTTCCATTCGCAATCTCCGTTGCCTCGAAGCCGCAACCGGCCGCCATGGATGAGGAGTATGATGTGATCGTTCTCGGGACAGGTCTCAAGGAATGCATTCTCAGTGGCCTCCTCTCAGTTGATGGTCTCAAGGTTTGTAATGTCAAGTTGAGATCTTTACCTGGTTTGGCATTGATCTTATGGTATCTGATATGTGGTTCCCTGAGTTTTGTTGATCAAAACAGGTCCTACACATGGACAAGAATGACTACTATGGAGGCGAATCAACCTCACTCAATCTTAACCAGGTGAAGCTTTTAGCCTTGtgtgaaaacaaaaattgaGACTGCTTCGGCAATTTCATAAATTGATGATAAGTCTTTTTCTGCTGCAAATAGCTCTGGAAGCGTTTCAGGGGAAATGACAAGCCTCCCGAAAGTTTGGGACCAAGCAAAGAATACAATGTTGATATGATTCCTAAGGTAGTGACAATATACAATCTCGTATCTACACTATGCATTATGCAAAGATTTTAAGCTTGTTTGCATCTCTGCTCAAATGCAAGTTGTCCGTTGTTAGAAACGTTGGAATCACATCATCAAAGCACACTCTTTCACTTATTCTTGACATTTATAACATATATTTCGCCCATTGGTTTGAAGGTTTTTTGAATGCATGCATTGTTgcaatgatatttttttttttccttacgtGCTTTTTCCAGTTCACAATGGCTAATGGTGCTCTGGTGCGCGTTCTCATTCACACGGATGTCACAAAGTATCTGAACTTCAAGGTTGTGGACGGTAGCTTTGTCTATAACAAAGGAAAGGTACGTAACACGCCTTCATGTtgcgattttcattctttctagtGAAAAATCTCTCAAATTTGTGAAGTCATAAGTCGAAATTTTTCATGGTCTGAAGTGAGACTAATACAAGGCCATCTTGACTCTAGATTTATAAAGTTCCAGCCACTGATGTTGAAGCGCTGAAATCGCCTTTAATGGGGCTTTTCGAGAAGCGACGAGCACGAAAGTTCTTCATTTATGTCCAAGACTTTGAAGAAAGTGATCCGAAATCTCATGAAGGTTTGGACCTGAACAAAGTTACAGcaagggaagttatctcgtaTGTTCCTCACGCCTTTCTGTTGCATAAGAATTTGTAATTTTCATACATCCACAGGTATAATTGTATAATATCTCTATCACTCTCAGTCCCTCTCTCCTTTGCTTTTGGCAGCAAGTACGGGCTAGAAGATGACACGATTGATTTTATCGGTCATGCCTTGGCACTTCATATTGACGACAGTTATTTGGATAAGCCTGCTATGGATTTTGTGAAGAGAATGAAGGTTCCAATTTTCTCCACCATCTTCCTAATGATTCCCTATATAAAGGACTGTTCTGATTTTTATCTATGCTTGATTGAGTTGCGAATAGGACTCCCATCTGCAAAATGAAGCATATCTCTTAGGCATTTTCAGTTAACATCGGGGCGATAGACACATCTGGAATATTACCATATAGTTCGACTGATGACGTGAAGAGTGATGCATTGAAACTATCCAAATATGCCGACAAACACCAGAGGATTGGGGGACTGAACAAACATTGTATTATGGCCGAGGATTTCGGGAAACTTCATCAGAAGATGAGAGCTTCATGTGTGCAAAGAAAATAGTGCACTTTGCCACTTGTAGATATTATTGCTATCTCTTCGTATCACGAATGGGACTGCCTTCAGCGAAATGAAGCATATCCCTTAGGCATTTTCGGTTAATAATGATAGAGCGATAGATGCAAATCTGGTACATTGACATATAGTTTGACAGATGATGTGAAGATTGatgcattgaaaatttcaaatatgccGACAAACACCAGATTATTGAGGGACTGAACAAACATTGTATTATGGCTGAGCATCTCGGGAAACTTCATCAGAAGATAAGAGCTTCATCTGTACAAAGAGCATAATTAGTGCC
It encodes the following:
- the LOC115747361 gene encoding dihydroorotate dehydrogenase (quinone), mitochondrial, with the protein product MATRASRKLISDYITKRAISSSVGSCRHCSSAAASSPKIPHFSMKRRLLTGATIGLVIAGGAYVSTVDEATFCGWLFSATKLVNPFFALLDAEVAHRLAVTAASRGWVPREKRPDPANLGLEVWGRKFSNPIGLAAGFDKNAEAVEGFLGMGFGFVEVGSVTPVPQEGNPKSRIFRLRKEGAIINRCGFNSEGIVAVAKRLGAQHGKRKLDETSSTSPSSSEEVKHGGKAGPGILGVNLGKNKTSEDAAADYVQGVHTLSQFADYLVINVSSPNTPGLRMLQGRKQLKDLVKKIQAARDEMQWGEEGPPPLLVKIAPDLSREDLEDIAAVALALCLDGLIISNTTISRPDPVNKNPVSEEAGGLSGKPLFNLSTRILKEMYILTRGKIPLIGCGGISSGEDAYEKIRAGASLLQLYTAFAYGGPALIPQMKAELSECLERDGFKSVLEAVGADCR